The following are encoded in a window of Sinorhizobium sojae CCBAU 05684 genomic DNA:
- a CDS encoding GNAT family N-acetyltransferase: MANPDLTPAPPNDARPCKSHQAIESVNMVRITVSLHFDLDELEAEWRALDENNLNSLHQSFDWCLAWSKTHEHRVVVIRGAFDHKPLFILPLAIERGLFRTARFIGSEHSNLSTGVLAADIESVPDVELIRALSDGMRQLRQFADVVRLERMPAKWRGVPNPFSALPGVTHPNASFQLPLLHDMEATLTQLNAKRRRKKMRTSEKRLAEIEGYDYFTAREPSVAHALLETFFRQKAARFAALGLPDVFSDAPTRAFFRALVDRDREGGSLFELDAIGLRGEHRGKIIAVSGLLRKGDHVICQFGSIDDGFAADSSPGELLFYRTIERLCGEGVKLFDFGIGDQRYKRSWCTIKTPLRDIVLPLTPRGLLAAGLYRAMARAKRTIKANERAYAFLQRQRRRWQRSSGAED, encoded by the coding sequence ATGGCCAATCCCGATCTCACACCCGCCCCGCCGAACGACGCCCGGCCGTGCAAGTCTCACCAGGCGATCGAATCCGTCAATATGGTCCGGATCACGGTCTCGCTGCATTTCGACCTGGACGAGCTCGAGGCGGAGTGGCGTGCGCTGGATGAGAACAACCTCAATTCGCTGCACCAGAGCTTCGACTGGTGTCTGGCCTGGAGTAAGACACACGAACACCGCGTAGTGGTGATCCGCGGCGCCTTCGACCATAAGCCTCTGTTCATCCTGCCCTTAGCCATTGAGCGAGGCCTCTTTCGCACAGCCCGTTTCATCGGCTCCGAACACAGCAATCTGAGCACCGGCGTGCTTGCCGCAGACATCGAGTCCGTGCCGGACGTCGAACTGATCCGCGCTCTGAGCGACGGCATGCGCCAACTCCGTCAATTTGCTGATGTCGTAAGGCTCGAGAGAATGCCTGCGAAATGGCGCGGCGTGCCCAACCCCTTCTCGGCATTGCCCGGAGTCACCCATCCGAACGCATCCTTCCAGTTGCCTCTCCTCCACGACATGGAAGCAACACTCACGCAACTCAATGCAAAGCGTCGCCGCAAGAAGATGCGCACCTCTGAAAAGCGTCTCGCCGAGATCGAGGGCTACGATTACTTCACCGCCCGCGAGCCATCGGTAGCGCACGCGCTGCTGGAAACATTCTTCCGTCAGAAGGCGGCGCGTTTCGCCGCGCTGGGCTTGCCGGACGTGTTCAGCGATGCACCGACGCGCGCCTTCTTCCGCGCCCTGGTCGATCGCGATCGCGAAGGCGGCAGCCTCTTCGAACTCGATGCGATAGGCCTGAGAGGCGAGCACCGAGGCAAAATCATCGCCGTCTCCGGCCTTCTGCGCAAAGGCGACCACGTCATCTGCCAGTTCGGCTCGATCGACGATGGGTTCGCGGCCGACAGCAGCCCCGGGGAGTTGCTGTTCTACCGGACGATCGAGCGTCTTTGCGGCGAAGGGGTGAAGCTCTTCGATTTCGGCATCGGCGACCAGCGCTACAAGCGGTCATGGTGCACGATCAAGACCCCGCTTCGTGATATCGTCCTGCCCCTGACGCCGCGCGGTTTGCTGGCGGCCGGCCTGTACCGGGCCATGGCCCGCGCCAAGCGAACCATCAAGGCCAACGAGAGGGCTTACGCCTTCCTGCAGCGGCAGCGTCGCCGTTGGCAGCGAAGCTCAGGCGCAGAGGATTGA
- a CDS encoding two-component system sensor histidine kinase NtrB encodes MDALREREGTRPGEDPWSTDAREQGGRTDLLSLVPLAAIVALVVLVAALVWIVSRSEAEQARTKLATDALWVEQTLRFQLSVDEDMLVRLALEASGGTRAEVLDARARLHIANNPEVLSIVWHDATGTVIRAVPGLDSTPDQRLVERMVLSRTVSARPVFGEVENQRFSMGVWLQGGAGIVTATISVPLMLERHIPWWIAEQYGVELADAGGSVIASRAKRSPDPQNPTHTISFDPPLPGTVLRIASYDPPAAFVNTLLVAVIAGLAVFAILALLTLYRSAQQRRRAEQRLEGEMAFRRSMEESLTVGLRAKDHEGRVLYVNSAFCKLVGWPAAELVGRSPPMPYWSPDRLEETLARQRALTEGGAVSQAFETRFRRADGSEIDVQVYEAALIDAAGRHRGWMGSIIDITDTKQAARLARAQDESMARTGRLVTLGEMASTLAHELNQPLSAIASYSAGLANLLQQGEAEPAVLRPAVEKLSLQANRAGQIIRRIQDFAKKRAPRFGRLSLRDVVMDTIGFMLADARENRVRVVTELTDVGTVMADRILLEQVLVNLIRNGMEAMAEDRRRGDRLTVRLLQGDDGNASIEVEDQGGGIAPEVAGRLFDAFTSTKEQGMGMGLNICRSIVELHRGHLAHRPGVAGGTVFTVTLPLADEMQKAVGYS; translated from the coding sequence GTGGACGCACTGAGAGAGCGGGAAGGAACGCGACCAGGGGAGGATCCGTGGTCGACGGATGCGAGGGAACAGGGCGGTCGGACCGATCTTCTGTCACTGGTGCCGCTTGCGGCAATCGTGGCGCTGGTCGTGCTTGTGGCAGCGCTGGTGTGGATCGTCAGCCGCAGTGAGGCAGAGCAGGCGCGCACCAAGCTCGCCACCGATGCGCTGTGGGTGGAGCAGACCTTGCGCTTCCAGCTTTCGGTGGACGAGGACATGCTGGTGCGACTGGCGCTCGAGGCCTCCGGCGGCACGCGGGCCGAAGTACTCGACGCGCGCGCGCGGCTCCACATCGCCAACAACCCGGAAGTGCTCTCGATCGTATGGCATGATGCAACGGGAACCGTGATCAGGGCTGTCCCGGGGCTCGACAGCACGCCGGACCAGCGGCTCGTCGAGCGCATGGTGCTGTCACGTACCGTCTCCGCCCGGCCTGTCTTCGGTGAGGTCGAGAACCAGCGCTTCAGCATGGGCGTCTGGCTGCAGGGCGGTGCGGGCATCGTCACGGCGACGATTTCCGTCCCGCTGATGCTCGAGCGGCACATTCCCTGGTGGATCGCCGAGCAATACGGCGTCGAACTCGCCGACGCCGGTGGAAGCGTAATCGCCAGCCGAGCCAAACGCAGTCCCGATCCGCAAAACCCGACCCATACGATCAGTTTCGACCCGCCGCTACCCGGCACCGTTCTGCGAATCGCATCCTATGATCCGCCGGCGGCATTCGTGAACACGCTCCTTGTCGCCGTGATCGCGGGCCTGGCGGTCTTCGCCATTCTCGCATTGCTCACACTCTACCGAAGCGCGCAGCAGCGCCGGCGCGCCGAGCAGCGCCTCGAAGGGGAAATGGCGTTTCGCCGGTCGATGGAAGAGAGCCTCACAGTGGGGCTGAGGGCCAAGGACCACGAGGGGCGCGTGCTCTATGTGAACTCGGCCTTTTGCAAGCTCGTCGGCTGGCCGGCCGCTGAACTCGTCGGGCGTTCCCCGCCTATGCCATATTGGTCGCCGGATCGGTTGGAGGAGACCCTCGCCCGTCAGCGCGCGCTCACGGAGGGCGGCGCCGTTTCCCAAGCCTTTGAGACCCGGTTCCGCCGGGCCGACGGCAGCGAAATCGACGTCCAGGTCTATGAGGCCGCGCTCATCGACGCCGCAGGCCGCCATCGTGGCTGGATGGGGTCCATCATCGACATCACCGACACCAAACAGGCCGCCCGGCTGGCCCGAGCCCAGGACGAAAGCATGGCCCGCACCGGCCGCCTCGTCACGCTCGGAGAGATGGCTTCGACGCTGGCGCACGAACTGAACCAGCCGCTCTCGGCGATCGCGAGCTATTCCGCGGGGCTCGCCAATCTGCTGCAACAGGGCGAGGCCGAGCCGGCCGTCCTCAGACCGGCCGTCGAAAAGCTCTCGCTCCAGGCCAATCGCGCCGGGCAGATCATCCGACGCATCCAGGATTTCGCGAAGAAGCGCGCACCGCGTTTCGGCAGGCTGAGCCTGCGCGACGTGGTGATGGATACGATCGGTTTCATGCTGGCGGATGCCCGCGAAAACCGTGTCAGGGTTGTCACCGAACTGACGGATGTCGGGACCGTCATGGCTGATCGCATTCTCCTGGAGCAGGTTCTGGTCAACCTGATCCGCAACGGCATGGAGGCCATGGCCGAGGACCGCCGCAGGGGTGACCGCCTCACGGTACGCCTCCTGCAAGGCGACGACGGCAATGCGTCTATCGAGGTGGAGGATCAGGGCGGAGGCATCGCGCCCGAAGTGGCGGGGCGACTTTTCGACGCCTTCACCTCCACGAAGGAGCAGGGAATGGGAATGGGATTGAACATCTGCCGATCGATCGTGGAACTTCATCGCGGCCATCTTGCCCATCGGCCCGGTGTGGCCGGCGGAACGGTGTTCACCGTCACCCTCCCCCTGGCAGACGAAATGCAGAAGGCAGTAGGCTACTCATGA
- a CDS encoding DUF2842 domain-containing protein codes for MPVRLRKLIGTILIIILVITYALAAVTFASLLLGASPWWVHLLYFLFTGLLWVLPAMLIIKWMEKPAKR; via the coding sequence ATGCCTGTACGCCTCAGAAAACTGATCGGCACGATCCTGATCATCATTCTCGTCATCACCTATGCGCTGGCAGCCGTGACTTTCGCCTCGCTCCTGCTCGGCGCGTCGCCCTGGTGGGTGCATCTCCTCTATTTCCTCTTCACCGGGCTCCTGTGGGTTCTTCCCGCCATGCTCATCATCAAGTGGATGGAAAAGCCCGCCAAACGCTAG
- a CDS encoding metallophosphoesterase family protein, whose product MRIAIISDIHGNDLALEAVLADIDALGIGEILNLGDHLSGPLNAARAADILLSRDMAAIRGNHDRYLLTHDPAEMGLSDRVAHDQLEPRHRKWLATLPETLVYRGTLFLCHGTPQGDETYWMESLTTDGIVHMSNREAIERFAQDIAYPVILCAHTHIPRAVRLGDGRLLVNPGSVGCPGYTDDHPIAHRVETGSPDARYAILDHTAKGWSVTFRCVPYDHMAMARLAADRNRADWASVLATGFLD is encoded by the coding sequence ATGAGGATCGCCATCATTTCCGATATTCACGGCAACGATCTCGCGCTGGAGGCGGTGCTTGCGGATATCGACGCTCTGGGCATCGGCGAGATCCTCAATCTCGGCGATCATCTGAGCGGGCCGCTCAACGCCGCACGGGCGGCCGATATCCTGCTCTCTCGAGACATGGCCGCGATACGAGGCAACCATGACCGCTATCTGCTCACGCACGATCCGGCCGAGATGGGTCTCTCCGACCGCGTGGCCCATGACCAACTGGAGCCGCGGCATCGGAAATGGCTGGCGACGCTGCCGGAGACGCTTGTCTATCGTGGCACGCTGTTTCTCTGCCATGGCACGCCGCAGGGCGACGAGACCTATTGGATGGAATCCCTGACCACCGACGGCATCGTCCATATGTCGAACCGGGAGGCGATCGAACGTTTCGCGCAAGACATCGCCTATCCGGTGATCCTCTGCGCTCACACGCATATCCCGCGTGCGGTGCGGCTTGGGGACGGGCGGCTCCTCGTCAATCCAGGAAGCGTCGGATGCCCCGGCTATACCGACGATCACCCCATCGCCCACCGGGTGGAGACCGGTTCGCCGGACGCACGCTACGCCATTCTCGACCACACGGCGAAGGGGTGGAGCGTAACCTTCCGCTGCGTTCCGTACGACCATATGGCGATGGCGAGGCTGGCCGCCGATCGCAACCGCGCCGATTGGGCAAGCGTGCTCGCCACCGGTTTCCTGGATTGA
- a CDS encoding response regulator transcription factor, which yields MTSTIHIVDDEESIRDALAFLFASRGLSAHGWPSGEAFLEALPGEDCACVILDVRMEGLSGPEVFDRLRARGLTAPVIFLTGHADVPVAVQTLKAGAFDFVEKPFNDNLLVDLVLKAVTTHESRRALLGHQQDLQRRIQTLSNREAEVMHLMLQAKLNKQIAHELGISIRTVEVHRSRVLEKIGARNTTELAGMLAELDAS from the coding sequence ATGACGAGCACGATCCATATCGTCGACGACGAGGAGAGCATCCGCGACGCGCTCGCCTTCCTTTTCGCATCGCGTGGACTTTCCGCACATGGCTGGCCGTCCGGCGAGGCCTTTCTGGAGGCCCTGCCTGGCGAGGACTGCGCCTGCGTCATACTCGATGTCCGGATGGAGGGCCTGTCCGGTCCGGAGGTGTTCGATCGGCTGCGCGCCAGGGGCTTGACGGCGCCGGTCATCTTCCTGACGGGTCACGCCGACGTGCCGGTTGCGGTGCAAACGTTGAAGGCGGGCGCTTTCGATTTCGTCGAGAAGCCCTTCAATGACAACCTGCTGGTCGACCTCGTCCTGAAAGCCGTCACCACGCATGAGAGTAGACGCGCGCTCCTGGGGCACCAGCAGGACCTGCAGCGCAGGATCCAGACGCTGTCGAATCGCGAGGCGGAAGTGATGCACTTGATGTTGCAGGCGAAGCTCAACAAGCAGATCGCCCATGAGCTCGGCATTTCGATACGCACTGTGGAGGTGCATCGCAGCCGAGTCCTCGAAAAGATAGGTGCCCGCAACACGACCGAACTGGCGGGAATGCTTGCGGAACTGGACGCCTCCTAA
- a CDS encoding glycosyltransferase family 4 protein gives MRNERPLRIIHCFRSPIGGIFRHVRDLAEAHARAGHEVGIVCDSTTGGTHEDGLFEAVRPHLALGIIRTPIHRAVGPSDLGLLWRSYKEIRSLQPDVLHGHGAKGGALARIIGSALRVNKYRVARLYSPHGGSLHYDRKSPAGGAIFRLERLQERLTDALVFVCDYERQTYFAKIGRPPGRSELVYNGVDDAEFTPIETRPDMADFLYIGMMRDLKGPDLFIEAFERAERLKGRHLSALMIGDGPQQRQYEEMASRMGLGDRLMLLPAMKTRAALALARIVVIPSRAEAMPYLLLEALAARRPVIATRVGGIPEVLGADSPALVEPGNAQALGDLMADIVDDESWAHRTMPDPERIKARFSASTMAGRIIQLYRELSEEALFAEARLRTT, from the coding sequence ATGCGGAACGAACGCCCCCTGCGCATCATCCATTGCTTCAGGTCGCCGATCGGCGGGATTTTCCGCCACGTGCGCGATCTGGCGGAAGCCCATGCGCGTGCCGGCCATGAAGTCGGGATCGTGTGCGACAGTACCACCGGCGGGACCCATGAGGACGGACTCTTCGAGGCGGTGCGTCCCCATCTGGCACTCGGCATAATCCGCACGCCGATTCATCGCGCCGTCGGGCCCTCGGATCTCGGCCTCCTCTGGCGCAGCTACAAGGAAATCAGAAGTTTGCAACCGGATGTGCTGCACGGGCACGGCGCCAAGGGCGGCGCGCTCGCGCGCATCATCGGTTCAGCCCTGCGGGTCAACAAGTATCGCGTAGCCCGCCTCTATTCGCCGCATGGCGGCAGCCTGCACTACGACCGAAAATCGCCGGCGGGTGGCGCCATCTTCCGGCTGGAACGCTTGCAGGAGCGCCTGACCGACGCCCTGGTCTTCGTCTGCGACTACGAACGCCAAACCTATTTCGCGAAGATCGGCCGCCCGCCGGGCCGAAGCGAACTCGTCTACAACGGCGTCGACGACGCCGAGTTCACGCCGATCGAGACAAGGCCGGACATGGCCGACTTCCTCTATATCGGCATGATGCGGGACCTCAAGGGTCCCGATCTGTTTATAGAGGCCTTTGAACGGGCCGAGCGCCTGAAGGGCCGGCACTTGTCGGCACTGATGATCGGCGATGGCCCGCAGCAGCGGCAATATGAGGAAATGGCATCGCGCATGGGGCTCGGCGACCGCCTCATGCTGCTCCCCGCGATGAAGACCCGCGCGGCGTTGGCGCTTGCCCGGATCGTCGTCATTCCCTCGCGCGCGGAGGCGATGCCCTATCTTCTTTTAGAGGCGCTTGCGGCGCGACGGCCGGTGATCGCGACCCGTGTCGGAGGTATCCCGGAGGTTCTGGGCGCCGACAGCCCCGCGCTGGTCGAGCCTGGCAATGCGCAGGCGCTCGGCGATCTCATGGCCGACATTGTCGACGACGAGAGCTGGGCTCATCGAACGATGCCGGACCCCGAGCGGATCAAGGCGCGCTTCTCGGCCTCGACCATGGCTGGCCGCATCATCCAGCTCTATCGCGAGCTTTCGGAAGAAGCACTGTTCGCCGAGGCGCGGCTTCGCACGACGTAA
- a CDS encoding polysaccharide biosynthesis/export family protein has protein sequence MSTAGKKTARAFAVALLSALASACTSYQPAPKAFSEATIQPYRLDSGDRLRINVFEQAALSGTYTVDQAGYVAFPLIGAVPSRGHTLPELEGMIAAKLRQGYLRDPDVTIEVDRYRSVFIMGEVGQAGQYAYVPGMTVQNAIAVAGGFTPRANQANADITRKINGRIITGRVPITDPVLAGDTIYVRERLF, from the coding sequence ATGTCGACCGCAGGCAAAAAGACAGCGCGCGCTTTCGCCGTGGCACTCTTGTCGGCGCTCGCAAGCGCCTGCACGAGCTACCAGCCGGCACCGAAGGCCTTCAGCGAGGCGACCATCCAGCCTTATCGGCTGGACAGTGGCGACCGGCTGCGCATCAATGTCTTCGAGCAGGCAGCCCTCAGCGGCACCTATACGGTCGATCAGGCGGGCTATGTCGCCTTCCCGCTGATCGGCGCGGTACCATCGCGTGGCCATACGCTTCCGGAACTCGAGGGGATGATCGCTGCCAAGTTGCGCCAGGGGTACCTGCGCGATCCGGACGTGACGATCGAGGTCGACCGCTACCGCTCCGTCTTCATCATGGGCGAAGTGGGCCAGGCCGGCCAATACGCCTATGTGCCGGGCATGACGGTGCAGAACGCAATCGCGGTCGCCGGCGGCTTCACGCCGCGCGCCAACCAGGCGAATGCCGATATCACCCGAAAGATCAATGGCCGCATCATCACCGGCCGGGTGCCGATCACCGATCCGGTTCTGGCGGGCGACACGATCTATGTTCGCGAGCGGCTGTTCTGA
- a CDS encoding COX15/CtaA family protein: MAHADAATERTLLTEIDRTGRNRRQIRGWLAVVLFTLFALVLVGGATRLTESGLSITEWKPIHGVIPPLSAEEWEEEFRLYQRIPQYEVLNKGMSVGEFKTIFWWEWAHRLLARSIGAIFALPLLFFWLTGRVENRLKLPLLGILALGGFQGFIGWWMVSSGLVERTDVSQYRLAAHLVIACLIFAACMWIYRALSPHSGDAAPTENARSMAAVIAGMSLFQIYLGALVAGLDAGFTYNTWPLMDGAIVPGGLFTQDPAWINLFENPKAVQFVHRVGAYLLFALALAHMVSSLRAAPETTHARRSVLLFVLVTVQAAIGIATLLLQVPIGWGVLHQAGALVVLGFAIAHWRGFIGEYPKETAIELRD; this comes from the coding sequence ATGGCTCACGCCGATGCGGCAACAGAACGGACGCTTCTCACGGAGATCGACAGGACAGGGCGCAATCGCCGGCAGATCCGCGGCTGGCTCGCCGTCGTCCTGTTCACCCTCTTCGCGCTGGTTCTTGTCGGCGGCGCGACGCGTCTGACCGAATCCGGCCTCTCGATCACCGAGTGGAAGCCGATCCATGGTGTCATTCCACCTTTGTCGGCCGAGGAGTGGGAAGAGGAATTCCGGCTCTACCAGCGCATTCCGCAATATGAAGTGCTCAACAAGGGCATGTCGGTCGGTGAGTTCAAGACGATCTTCTGGTGGGAATGGGCGCACCGGCTGCTTGCCCGCTCCATCGGCGCAATCTTCGCCTTGCCGCTTCTCTTTTTCTGGCTGACGGGGCGCGTCGAAAACCGCCTGAAGCTGCCGCTTCTCGGCATTCTGGCGCTTGGCGGCTTTCAGGGCTTCATCGGCTGGTGGATGGTCTCGTCGGGCCTGGTGGAGAGGACCGACGTCAGCCAGTATCGGCTTGCCGCGCATCTTGTCATCGCCTGCCTGATCTTTGCCGCCTGCATGTGGATCTACCGTGCGCTTTCGCCGCATTCCGGCGATGCTGCGCCGACGGAGAACGCACGGTCCATGGCGGCCGTCATCGCCGGCATGAGCCTCTTTCAGATCTATCTCGGTGCGCTCGTGGCCGGCCTCGATGCGGGCTTCACCTACAATACCTGGCCGCTGATGGACGGCGCGATCGTCCCGGGAGGGCTGTTCACGCAGGACCCGGCCTGGATCAATCTGTTCGAGAATCCGAAGGCCGTGCAATTCGTCCACCGCGTGGGAGCCTATCTGCTCTTTGCCCTGGCGCTCGCCCACATGGTCTCGTCGCTGCGCGCCGCGCCGGAGACGACGCATGCCCGCCGTTCGGTGCTTCTGTTCGTGCTGGTGACGGTGCAGGCGGCGATCGGCATCGCCACGCTCCTCCTGCAGGTGCCGATCGGCTGGGGCGTTCTGCACCAGGCGGGCGCGCTTGTCGTGCTGGGTTTCGCAATCGCCCACTGGCGCGGCTTTATCGGCGAATATCCGAAAGAAACGGCGATCGAACTGCGCGACTGA
- a CDS encoding GumC family protein: MSGIGGHEDVDIDLGGLFRAVWQRRTRVVLATVVAAALAFAAAKMIAPQYESETRVLIESREPEFSGAGQLPQGGSDRIFDESGIASQVQVLRSADLIKQVARNMKLHELEEFDPTAHPSALSDLLVMLGLKKNPLELPPEERILKEFNSKLQVYQVEKSRVIAIAFTSKNPKLAAAIPNEMAKVYLSLQSGAKLDSNSEASRWLEPEIANLREKVREAEAKVAAYRAESGLLPTGETENFATRQLSDISAELARVRGERANAAARAQGVRAALADGRAVDTLADIVGSPMIQRLKENKAALEAQTADLSTTLLDGHPRLKGLKSQLAGIEAQIRAETRKILASLENEAKVGQLREQQLMQQLNSLKAQSAQAGEEEVGLRALEREAAAQRQLLETYLVRYREATSRSVANATPADARVISNAVVPALASFPKVIPITIVAAFASFLVSCVVIMLAELFSGRALRPVPAATPPVAEPAPASVPPEITSTAPGSEAPVDAVEPEAREEREVREPNAAAEQDFSIEAVADHLLANDVRVAVSVSPGGDDGSTAAVMLVRLLAEAGQKVVLIDFSGSGCPTRLMAQSPHLPGIIDLLSGEVAFSETIHADRFSDAHVIPHGEADPETAMRGIERLQMIVDALTNAYDLVLIECGQADSAAVAKVARREGTEIILSAPSVSVERIVEELSRFGEAGYRDIVLMTGAGRPGPDFPGCWAA, from the coding sequence ATGTCGGGCATCGGCGGACATGAGGATGTAGATATCGATCTCGGTGGACTGTTCCGCGCCGTGTGGCAGCGTCGCACCCGGGTCGTCCTCGCGACCGTGGTTGCGGCTGCCCTTGCCTTTGCGGCCGCGAAGATGATCGCTCCCCAATATGAAAGCGAAACGCGCGTCCTGATCGAATCGCGTGAGCCCGAATTCAGCGGTGCTGGGCAGCTTCCCCAAGGCGGTTCGGACAGGATCTTCGACGAATCCGGGATCGCGAGCCAAGTCCAGGTCCTGCGCTCCGCCGACCTGATCAAGCAGGTCGCGCGCAACATGAAACTGCACGAGCTGGAAGAGTTCGATCCCACCGCGCATCCGTCGGCGCTTTCCGATCTCCTGGTCATGCTCGGCTTGAAGAAGAATCCCCTCGAATTGCCGCCGGAAGAGCGGATCCTGAAGGAGTTCAATTCGAAGCTGCAGGTCTATCAGGTCGAGAAATCCCGCGTGATCGCCATCGCCTTCACGTCGAAGAACCCGAAGCTTGCGGCGGCCATTCCGAACGAGATGGCGAAGGTTTATCTGTCGCTTCAGAGCGGTGCGAAACTCGATTCCAATTCGGAAGCGAGCCGCTGGCTGGAGCCGGAAATCGCCAATCTGCGCGAGAAGGTGCGGGAGGCGGAGGCGAAGGTTGCCGCCTATCGTGCCGAATCCGGCCTGCTGCCGACCGGCGAGACGGAGAACTTCGCCACCCGCCAGCTGAGCGATATTTCCGCGGAGCTTGCGCGCGTGCGCGGCGAGAGAGCCAACGCCGCCGCTCGTGCGCAAGGGGTGCGTGCGGCGCTCGCCGACGGCCGCGCCGTCGACACGCTTGCCGACATCGTCGGGTCGCCGATGATCCAGCGGCTGAAGGAAAACAAGGCCGCCCTTGAGGCGCAGACCGCGGACCTCTCCACCACGCTGCTTGACGGCCACCCGCGGCTCAAAGGGCTGAAATCGCAGCTCGCAGGCATCGAGGCGCAGATTCGCGCCGAAACCCGCAAAATTCTCGCCAGCCTCGAGAACGAGGCGAAGGTGGGGCAATTGCGCGAACAGCAATTGATGCAGCAGCTGAATTCGCTGAAAGCCCAATCGGCGCAGGCGGGCGAGGAGGAAGTGGGCCTGCGCGCGCTGGAGCGCGAGGCGGCCGCCCAGCGGCAGCTGCTCGAGACCTATCTTGTGCGCTACCGCGAAGCGACCTCGCGGAGTGTCGCCAATGCGACCCCCGCCGACGCACGGGTGATCTCCAACGCCGTCGTCCCCGCCCTCGCGAGTTTCCCGAAGGTCATACCGATCACGATCGTAGCAGCCTTCGCAAGCTTCCTGGTGAGTTGCGTCGTGATCATGCTCGCCGAACTCTTCAGCGGCCGGGCATTGAGGCCGGTGCCGGCTGCGACCCCGCCGGTCGCAGAGCCTGCGCCGGCAAGCGTGCCACCTGAAATCACAAGCACCGCCCCCGGATCCGAGGCGCCCGTTGACGCCGTTGAGCCGGAGGCAAGAGAGGAGCGTGAGGTCCGGGAGCCAAATGCCGCAGCAGAACAGGATTTCTCGATCGAGGCGGTTGCCGATCATCTTCTCGCCAATGACGTCCGGGTTGCGGTTTCGGTTTCGCCGGGCGGCGATGACGGCTCGACGGCCGCGGTGATGCTGGTGCGCCTGCTGGCGGAAGCGGGACAAAAGGTCGTGCTGATCGACTTTTCCGGTTCGGGGTGCCCGACACGGCTGATGGCGCAGTCACCGCATCTGCCGGGTATCATCGACCTGCTTTCGGGTGAGGTCGCCTTCAGCGAGACGATCCATGCGGACCGCTTTTCGGATGCGCATGTCATTCCGCATGGCGAGGCGGATCCGGAGACGGCCATGCGCGGCATCGAGCGTCTGCAGATGATCGTCGACGCGCTTACCAACGCTTACGACCTGGTGCTCATCGAATGCGGCCAGGCCGACTCGGCGGCTGTCGCCAAGGTGGCTCGCCGTGAGGGCACCGAGATCATCCTCTCGGCCCCTTCCGTCAGCGTAGAGCGGATCGTCGAAGAGCTCTCCCGTTTTGGCGAGGCCGGCTATCGCGACATCGTGCTGATGACCGGGGCAGGCCGGCCCGGTCCGGACTTCCCCGGCTGCTGGGCGGCGTGA
- a CDS encoding CatB-related O-acetyltransferase translates to MRSSHVAPDSGAKFPITEFPRVGFLKNLVRSPMIEIGEYSYYDDPEGPECFEEKCVLYHYDFIGDRLVIGRFCALATGVQFVMNGANHALDGFSTFPFGIFPGAWREGFDAAAYATGHRGDTIVGNDVWIGMEATILPGVRIGDGAIIAAKSVVAKDVPPYAVVAGNPARVVRMRFPAGVVERLLAIAWWRWPIDKVTRNIAAITGADLEALEDAL, encoded by the coding sequence ATGCGATCCAGCCACGTGGCGCCGGACTCCGGTGCCAAATTTCCAATTACCGAATTTCCGCGGGTCGGATTCCTGAAGAACCTCGTGCGTTCGCCGATGATCGAGATCGGCGAATACAGCTACTACGACGATCCCGAGGGGCCCGAGTGCTTCGAAGAAAAATGTGTCCTCTATCACTACGATTTCATCGGCGATCGTCTGGTGATCGGGCGCTTCTGCGCCCTTGCGACCGGCGTGCAATTCGTCATGAACGGCGCCAATCATGCGCTGGACGGCTTCTCGACCTTTCCGTTCGGCATTTTCCCCGGGGCCTGGCGTGAAGGCTTCGATGCGGCGGCCTATGCGACCGGCCATCGTGGCGACACGATCGTCGGCAATGACGTCTGGATCGGCATGGAGGCGACAATCCTGCCGGGTGTCAGGATTGGAGACGGTGCCATCATCGCTGCCAAGTCGGTGGTGGCGAAAGACGTGCCGCCTTATGCCGTTGTGGCGGGAAACCCGGCACGCGTCGTGCGAATGCGTTTTCCGGCAGGGGTCGTAGAGCGGCTTCTGGCTATAGCCTGGTGGCGCTGGCCGATCGATAAAGTGACGCGCAATATCGCGGCGATCACGGGTGCCGACCTCGAGGCGCTCGAAGACGCGCTATGA